The proteins below are encoded in one region of Streptomyces ficellus:
- a CDS encoding DMT family transporter has product MGVLLPTVFALCAATANGLATVLQRRATLTVPQTQGFRPGMVLDLLRRPLWLAGILCVIVAGVGQAAALATGPLALVQPLFVLELPLALLFGSLADRRSMAPRLWAAVAAVVGGLVLAMVAASPQGNRTRVPLDRWIPTLAVCAVVVLLLTATALRRPPGKARAGCLGAATAVCYALTACLMKTSMHILDDEGVGAFFTTWHTYAFAACGVAALLLLEHALQGGPLVASQPALTLGDATVSLVLGVLLYEEHLRGHWWLLPELVGVGLVVAGVLALARAESEYG; this is encoded by the coding sequence ATGGGCGTCCTCCTCCCCACCGTCTTCGCGCTGTGCGCCGCGACCGCCAACGGTCTCGCCACCGTGCTCCAGCGCCGTGCCACGCTGACCGTCCCCCAGACGCAGGGCTTCCGCCCCGGCATGGTGCTCGACCTGTTGCGCCGGCCCCTGTGGCTCGCCGGCATCCTGTGCGTGATCGTCGCCGGCGTGGGCCAGGCCGCCGCCCTGGCGACCGGGCCCCTCGCCCTCGTACAGCCCCTGTTCGTCCTGGAGCTGCCGCTGGCCCTGCTGTTCGGGTCGCTCGCGGACCGCCGGAGCATGGCCCCGCGCCTGTGGGCGGCGGTGGCCGCCGTCGTCGGCGGGCTGGTCCTCGCCATGGTCGCCGCCTCACCGCAGGGCAACCGCACCCGTGTGCCACTGGACCGGTGGATCCCGACCCTGGCGGTGTGCGCCGTGGTGGTCCTGCTGCTGACGGCCACCGCGCTGCGCCGCCCCCCGGGGAAGGCGCGCGCCGGGTGCCTCGGGGCCGCCACCGCCGTCTGCTACGCGCTGACCGCCTGCCTGATGAAGACGTCCATGCACATCCTCGACGACGAGGGCGTCGGCGCGTTCTTCACCACCTGGCACACCTACGCCTTCGCCGCGTGCGGTGTCGCCGCGCTGCTCCTGCTCGAACACGCCCTCCAGGGCGGCCCGCTGGTGGCGTCGCAGCCGGCGCTCACCCTCGGGGACGCGACCGTGAGCCTGGTGCTGGGGGTGCTGCTCTACGAGGAACACCTGCGCGGCCACTGGTGGCTGCTGCCGGAGCTGGTCGGGGTCGGCCTCGTCGTCGCCGGGGTGCTCGCACTGGCGAGGGCGGAGAGCGAATACGGGTGA